One genomic window of Mercenaria mercenaria strain notata chromosome 2, MADL_Memer_1, whole genome shotgun sequence includes the following:
- the LOC123562948 gene encoding cytochrome P450 1A1-like, whose translation MIEVSTVGVLLIVFTIHLLLFNIFGVGKRKRYPNGPVGLPVLGHLPFFGKIPPITFARWRQTYGDVFRIRMGSWNTVVVNGFEAIKEAAEKPDDAFSGRPDFVTQKLLQEITGEISLAFGPFDDIYLQHRKLVATALRHFTCRKSRFTEDLISEEADNLIENLLKKSEKEPVDIRENIQYATGSVIYQMLYGRGIDLNDKLNEMVESANRFIKFTESGNPADVLPWLRNLMPWKISGFKNMAIHNTAIRKGQIDNHIISFSAGNVRDITDTFLAADLRGKNRNERGLTRSRLLNSTADLQGAGFDTSNKSFQWLILYMSMYPEVQKRVQREIDDVVGSGRRIELVDKSRLTYTEATILEVMRMTTIVPFALPKLTIKDTTLGGYDIDKGTVVFFNLHSVSYDKEFWGDPQTFRPERLIDENNKLNTEKCNHILPFGLGRRRCVGEFLARMELFLLFTNVIRKCKFSKPAGESYDMEPDPGLVYSPKPFRVLVEERQ comes from the exons ATGATTGAAGTTTCTACTGTAGGTGTTCTGCTAATTGTTTTTACAATACACcttttactttttaacatttttggtgTCGGGAAACGAAAACGTTATCCAAACGGACCAGTTGGTCTGCCAGTTCTCGGTCATTTGCCGTTTTTCGGAAAAATTCCTCCAATCACATTTGCGCGATGGAGACAGACGTATGGAGACGTGTTCCGTATTAGAATGGGAAGCTGGAATACCGTTGTTGTGAATGGTTTTGAAGCAATCAAAGAAGCTGCTGAAAAACCGGACGATGCCTTCTCAGGCCGACCGGATTTCGTGACACAAAAACTGTTACAAGAAATTACTGGAGAAATTTCACTTGCATTTGGACCTTTTGATGATATCTATTTACAACATCGAAAGTTAGTCGCTACTGCATTGCGACATTTTACTTGTCGTAAAAGTAGATTTACAGAAGATCTGATATCTGAAGAAGCCGACAATCTTATTGAGAATTTGTTAAAGAAGTCAGAAAAGGAGCCTGTAGATATTAGAGAGAATATACAATATGCTACCGGGAGTGTGATCTATCAGATGTTGTACGGACGTGGTATTGATTTGAATGATAAATTGAACGAAATGGTTGAATCTGCAAATAGATTTATCAAATTCACAGAAAGCGGAAACCCTGCTGACGTACTACCATGGTTACGAAATCTGATGCCTTGGAAAATTTCTGGCTTCAAAAATATGGCCATCCACAACACAGCAATCCGGAAAGGACAAATTGATAACCACATCATATCATTTTCCGCCGGTAATGTAAGGGACATCACTGACACCTTTTTAGCTGCAGACCTGCGAGGAAAGAATAGAAATGAACGTGGATTGACTAG GTCAAGACTTCTGAATAGCACTGCGGATCTGCAAGGTGCTGGATTCGATACAAGTAACAAATCGTTTCAGTGGCTCATCTTATATATGTCCATGTATCCAGAAGTTCAAAAACGTGTCCAGCGCGAGATCGATGACGTCGTAGGAAGCGGGCGCAGAATCGAGTTAGTGGACAAGTCCCGTCTTACCTACACCGAAGCGACCATTTTAGAAGTAATGCGAATGACCACAATTGTTCCATTTGCACTGCCAAAACTTACAATTAAAGACACTACATTAGGAGGATACGACATTGATAAAGGAACCGTAGTCTTTTTCAATCTCCATTCGGTATCGTATGACAAGGAATTCTGGGGTGATCCCCAAACATTTCGCCCTGAACGATTAATTGACGAAAACAATAAATTGAATACGGAAAAGTGCAACCATATTTTACCATTTGGACTCGGACGGAGACGATGTGTAGGAGAATTCCTTGCAAGAATGGAGCTATTTCTTCTGTTTACAAACGtcatcagaaaatgtaaattttcaaaaccTGCTGGTGAAAGTTACGATATGGAACCCGACCCTGGACTTGTATACTCACCAAAACCGTTTCGTGTTTTAGTGGAGGAACGACAATAA